One Hyphomicrobium sp. CS1GBMeth3 DNA window includes the following coding sequences:
- a CDS encoding RNA pyrophosphohydrolase, whose translation MTQVTLNTDESPRDLPYRPCVGIMLLNKEGRVWTGRRLPKWVGDKSAYVWQMPQGGLLKGEEPVLAAYRELREETSVTSAELIAEIPQWLTYDLPEPLLGVALKGKYRGQRQRWFAMRFWGDDSEINIRPRGGKAEFDRWRWRDMHELPELVVPFKKPIYQTVIERFAYLAQS comes from the coding sequence ATGACCCAAGTAACGCTCAATACCGATGAAAGCCCTCGCGACCTGCCCTACAGGCCGTGCGTCGGCATCATGCTGCTGAACAAGGAGGGTCGCGTCTGGACCGGACGCCGCCTGCCGAAGTGGGTGGGCGACAAGTCCGCATACGTCTGGCAGATGCCGCAAGGCGGTCTGCTGAAAGGAGAGGAACCGGTCCTAGCCGCTTACCGGGAACTCAGGGAGGAGACCAGCGTCACCAGCGCCGAGCTCATCGCCGAGATCCCACAGTGGCTGACGTACGATCTTCCCGAGCCGCTCCTCGGCGTGGCGCTGAAGGGCAAATACCGGGGCCAGCGCCAACGTTGGTTCGCCATGCGGTTCTGGGGAGACGACAGCGAGATCAATATCCGTCCACGCGGCGGCAAGGCGGAATTCGACCGCTGGCGCTGGCGCGACATGCACGAGCTGCCCGAGTTGGTCGTGCCATTCAAGAAGCCGATTTACCAAACCGTCATCGAGAGATTTGCTTATCTCGCTCAAAGCTGA
- a CDS encoding ester cyclase, which produces MSQRTLTRTLPPFNDGADYQSGQPFDTEEYNRIKELWLDHIAAEHRGDIPGLLATLTDDCVYTILNNGKVWHGHEGAAQFYDGFLKAFPENCFSVVNVFVGPQGVVEEAHFNGVHHGELLGLPSTGHPIEFDVVLLFPWDPVKKRFKGERIYFAIEHSLLANVGQLLRRMNRKLDLAEQK; this is translated from the coding sequence ATGTCCCAACGCACCTTGACGAGAACGCTTCCTCCGTTCAACGACGGCGCCGACTACCAGTCGGGGCAGCCCTTCGACACGGAAGAATACAACCGCATCAAGGAGCTATGGCTCGACCATATCGCCGCCGAGCATCGCGGCGACATTCCCGGCCTGCTCGCCACCCTGACAGATGACTGCGTCTACACGATCCTGAACAATGGCAAGGTCTGGCACGGCCACGAAGGCGCCGCGCAGTTTTACGATGGCTTCCTGAAGGCCTTCCCCGAGAACTGCTTTTCCGTCGTCAACGTGTTCGTAGGCCCGCAAGGCGTGGTTGAGGAAGCGCACTTCAACGGCGTCCACCACGGCGAGCTGCTGGGCCTGCCGTCCACCGGGCACCCGATCGAATTCGACGTCGTGCTGCTGTTTCCGTGGGATCCGGTGAAGAAGCGCTTCAAAGGCGAGCGCATCTATTTCGCTATCGAGCACAGTCTGCTGGCGAACGTCGGCCAGCTTCTGCGCCGCATGAACCGCAAGCTCGATCTCGCCGAGCAGAAGTAG
- a CDS encoding F0F1 ATP synthase subunit epsilon — translation MAQTFTFELVSPEKVLLSGEAEQVLLPGAEGDMTVLPGHSPLISTLRPGVVDVVLGGSKASVFVRQAFAQVEPERVTVLAEKAVDVAELTGAALSEALSQAEADLASAKDDAERLVANQAIDTLSRLKA, via the coding sequence ATGGCTCAGACGTTCACATTCGAGCTGGTCAGCCCCGAGAAGGTGCTGCTTTCGGGCGAGGCGGAGCAGGTTCTGCTTCCAGGCGCCGAGGGTGACATGACGGTTCTGCCCGGACATTCGCCGTTGATCTCGACGTTGCGGCCCGGTGTGGTCGACGTGGTGCTCGGCGGCTCCAAGGCCAGCGTGTTCGTGCGTCAGGCGTTCGCGCAGGTCGAGCCGGAGCGCGTTACGGTGCTGGCGGAGAAGGCTGTCGATGTGGCCGAACTCACCGGCGCCGCACTGTCGGAGGCGCTTTCGCAGGCCGAGGCCGATCTCGCGTCTGCCAAGGACGATGCGGAGCGGCTGGTGGCGAATCAGGCCATCGATACGCTGTCGCGGCTCAAGGCTTAA